The following are from one region of the Mycolicibacterium helvum genome:
- a CDS encoding TetR/AcrR family transcriptional regulator: MGYSASMTSTAQPSAAQPETGSRPAERLLRTAAKLFASQGIRAVGIDQILREAGVAKASLYSTYGSKDALVLAYLNDLDQADRNRWLHAATAKPDAVDKVLLFFDLAALAATARDFRGCLYANAATEFPGVELEPVAAHRRWLLEVLESLLADAGVGDPESLARQIQLLYDGALVGSKISRSTDPITQARSWAAERIAATLT, translated from the coding sequence ATGGGCTACTCTGCCTCTATGACGTCGACCGCGCAGCCATCCGCGGCCCAGCCCGAGACGGGCTCCCGGCCCGCCGAACGGCTGTTGCGTACCGCCGCGAAACTCTTTGCTTCACAAGGGATTCGGGCCGTGGGCATTGATCAGATTCTGCGTGAAGCGGGGGTGGCAAAGGCGAGCCTTTACAGTACCTACGGCTCAAAAGACGCCCTGGTGCTGGCCTACCTGAATGATTTGGATCAGGCTGATCGCAACCGCTGGCTGCACGCGGCCACAGCGAAGCCTGACGCAGTGGACAAAGTCCTGCTGTTCTTCGACCTGGCCGCCTTGGCGGCGACAGCGCGCGACTTCCGAGGCTGTCTTTATGCCAATGCGGCCACCGAGTTCCCCGGGGTCGAACTCGAACCCGTGGCCGCGCACCGGCGCTGGCTGCTGGAGGTCCTCGAGAGCCTGCTTGCCGATGCGGGAGTGGGCGACCCGGAGAGCCTGGCAAGGCAGATCCAACTGCTGTACGACGGCGCGCTGGTGGGCTCCAAGATTTCGCGGTCCACCGACCCGATCACCCAGGCACGGTCCTGGGCGGCCGAGCGAATTGCGGCAACGCTCACCTGA
- the pdxT gene encoding pyridoxal 5'-phosphate synthase glutaminase subunit PdxT, with translation MTVPTVAGPAEPVRVGVLALQGDTREHLAALREAGAEVCTVRRRSELDAVDALVIPGGESTTMSHLLRAFELLDPLRQRLADGMPAYGSCAGMILLATEILDAGAPGREAVPLGGIDMTVRRNAFGRQVDSFEGDIDFDGLDGPAHAVFIRAPWVERVGSQVQVLARAGDHIVAVRQGRVLATAFHPEMTGDRRVHKLFVDIVAGAR, from the coding sequence ATGACGGTACCCACTGTCGCCGGCCCAGCGGAGCCGGTGCGCGTCGGCGTGCTGGCACTGCAGGGCGACACCCGCGAGCACCTGGCGGCCCTGCGCGAGGCTGGTGCCGAGGTGTGCACGGTGCGCCGCCGCAGTGAGCTCGACGCGGTCGACGCCCTGGTGATCCCCGGTGGCGAATCGACCACGATGAGCCACCTGCTGCGCGCCTTCGAGCTGCTGGACCCGCTGCGGCAACGCTTGGCCGACGGGATGCCGGCCTACGGTTCGTGTGCGGGAATGATCTTGCTGGCCACCGAGATTCTCGACGCCGGCGCGCCGGGCCGCGAGGCGGTGCCGCTGGGCGGCATTGATATGACGGTGCGGCGCAACGCATTCGGACGCCAGGTGGATTCCTTCGAAGGTGACATCGACTTCGACGGTTTGGATGGACCCGCGCACGCCGTCTTCATCCGCGCGCCGTGGGTGGAGCGGGTCGGTTCGCAGGTGCAGGTCCTGGCTCGCGCTGGTGACCACATTGTGGCGGTACGGCAGGGTCGCGTGCTGGCCACCGCGTTTCACCCCGAGATGACCGGTGATCGTCGGGTGCACAAGCTGTTCGTCGACATCGTCGCCGGCGCCAGGTAA
- a CDS encoding CocE/NonD family hydrolase, translating into MTTERLLNGPQTTGREYRNLSTPDHGTTTDINVTVPMRDGVTLLADVHRPDGPAAKGARFPALIAASPYPRQIQDLGAPAGFIEAGATDFWVPRGYGHVIANLRGTGGSGGTFGFFDAQERRDMYDLVEWVAGQPWCDGNVGMIGISYFAMTQLEAAVERPPHLKAIFPVAVTADLYDAAVHHGLSSASFVTPFLSMLGLTAARSDSFWRSRPLGLARWVLNTKPLHHKFATMNGEAAVTMMRGLLKVPHDPHPWDDLWLDAAVRHPTRDAWWDERNLLPLLENIDIPVYLGCDWQNVPLHLPSTFTTFAGLTNSPAVQMGMLGQYGLTWPWESLHVEALAWYDHWLKGRDTGILDGPAIRYVLPGTDEWRTADSWPPAGTHRELALRADGGLDDDEGAHGAREFMVLGAGLGRAKPSEIDPPSSLTWTGEPLTEAIDVVGDVELRLVASATAADTAWIVTLTDVAPDGSTEAVTAGWLRASLREVDAAASRPGAPVLPCRLPGAVPIGEDVEYRIPLVPNAHHFAAGHRIQVTITSDDQDPDIPAIMNFRHASVGTSSINTVRSSSRLLLPVLS; encoded by the coding sequence ATGACGACCGAACGACTCCTGAACGGGCCGCAGACCACCGGCCGGGAGTACCGAAACCTCAGCACGCCGGACCACGGCACGACCACCGATATCAACGTCACCGTCCCCATGCGCGACGGCGTCACGCTGCTCGCCGACGTGCACCGCCCGGACGGCCCAGCAGCGAAGGGCGCGCGCTTCCCCGCCCTGATCGCCGCGTCGCCCTACCCCCGGCAGATCCAGGACCTCGGCGCCCCGGCCGGGTTCATCGAAGCGGGCGCGACCGACTTCTGGGTGCCGCGCGGCTACGGGCACGTCATCGCCAACCTGCGCGGCACCGGTGGCTCCGGCGGCACCTTCGGCTTCTTCGACGCCCAGGAACGCCGCGACATGTACGACCTCGTGGAGTGGGTGGCCGGCCAGCCGTGGTGCGACGGCAACGTCGGGATGATCGGCATCAGCTATTTCGCGATGACCCAGCTGGAGGCCGCCGTCGAACGCCCGCCCCATCTCAAGGCCATCTTCCCGGTGGCGGTCACCGCCGACCTGTACGACGCCGCGGTGCACCACGGCTTATCCAGCGCGTCGTTCGTGACGCCGTTCCTGTCCATGCTGGGGCTGACTGCCGCCCGCAGCGACTCGTTCTGGCGCAGCCGGCCATTGGGCCTGGCGCGCTGGGTGCTCAACACCAAGCCGCTGCACCACAAGTTCGCCACCATGAACGGCGAGGCGGCGGTGACGATGATGCGCGGGCTGCTCAAGGTGCCGCACGACCCGCATCCCTGGGACGACCTGTGGCTCGATGCCGCGGTGCGCCATCCCACCCGTGACGCCTGGTGGGACGAGCGAAACCTGCTGCCGCTGCTCGAAAATATCGATATTCCAGTCTATTTGGGCTGTGACTGGCAGAACGTGCCGCTGCACCTGCCGTCGACCTTCACCACCTTCGCCGGCCTGACCAACAGTCCGGCGGTCCAGATGGGCATGCTCGGCCAGTACGGCTTGACCTGGCCATGGGAGAGCCTGCACGTCGAAGCGCTGGCGTGGTACGACCATTGGCTCAAGGGCCGCGACACCGGAATCCTCGACGGTCCGGCCATCCGCTACGTCCTGCCCGGCACCGACGAGTGGCGCACCGCCGACTCCTGGCCACCGGCCGGCACCCATCGTGAACTCGCCCTGCGCGCCGACGGCGGACTCGACGACGACGAAGGAGCTCATGGGGCAAGGGAATTCATGGTGCTCGGCGCCGGATTAGGCCGGGCCAAGCCCAGTGAGATCGATCCTCCGTCGTCACTGACGTGGACCGGTGAGCCGCTGACCGAGGCGATCGACGTCGTCGGCGACGTCGAGCTGCGCCTGGTGGCCAGCGCCACCGCAGCCGACACCGCGTGGATCGTCACGCTGACCGACGTCGCCCCGGACGGCAGCACCGAGGCCGTCACCGCCGGCTGGCTGCGGGCCAGCCTGCGCGAGGTGGACGCAGCGGCCAGCCGGCCCGGCGCGCCGGTACTGCCGTGCCGCCTCCCGGGCGCGGTACCCATCGGTGAAGACGTGGAGTATCGAATTCCATTGGTGCCCAATGCCCATCATTTCGCAGCTGGTCATCGCATCCAGGTCACGATCACCAGCGACGACCAGGACCCCGACATTCCCGCGATCATGAACTTCCGCCATGCCAGCGTGGGAACCAGCAGCATCAACACCGTGCGCTCGTCGTCGCGGCTACTGCTACCCGTTCTGAGCTGA
- a CDS encoding NUDIX hydrolase codes for MGPGLYWSLTAVLIVVLVVSALLALQTANRLDRLHIRYDLSWQALDGALGRRAVVARAVAADTYRGRPEGQRLAALAAAAERAPRSSREAAENELSAALAAVDPTSMPVALVAELADAEARVLLARRFHNDAVRDTLALRERRPVRWLRLGGTAALPSYFEIAERAAPPATEDPDRVDRRTSARVVLLDEQGAVLLFCGSDPAVTSGVAPRWWFTVGGQALPGERLVDAAVREIAEETGLQVAPADMVGPVWRRDSLIDFNGTVVSSQEFYFVHRTARFEPTAAGRTQLELRYIHGHRWCDSAAIAALAEGGQTVYPLQLGELLEEANLLADGRAGRPDTELHPIR; via the coding sequence GTGGGTCCGGGGTTGTACTGGTCGTTGACCGCGGTGCTGATCGTTGTGCTGGTCGTGAGCGCGCTACTGGCGCTGCAGACCGCCAACCGGCTGGACCGCCTGCACATCCGCTACGACCTGTCCTGGCAGGCGCTGGACGGGGCGCTGGGCCGGCGCGCGGTGGTCGCGCGGGCGGTGGCTGCCGACACCTACCGCGGACGCCCGGAGGGCCAGCGGCTGGCTGCGCTGGCCGCCGCAGCCGAACGCGCGCCTCGCTCCAGCCGGGAAGCTGCCGAGAACGAGCTGTCCGCGGCGCTGGCGGCGGTCGACCCCACGTCGATGCCGGTGGCGCTGGTCGCCGAGCTCGCCGACGCCGAAGCCCGGGTGCTGTTGGCCCGTCGGTTCCACAACGACGCCGTGCGCGACACACTTGCGCTGCGGGAACGCCGCCCGGTCCGGTGGCTGCGGCTGGGTGGCACCGCGGCGCTGCCCAGCTATTTCGAGATCGCCGAACGGGCCGCACCACCGGCAACCGAGGACCCTGACCGAGTGGATCGCCGCACGTCGGCACGAGTGGTACTGCTCGACGAACAGGGCGCGGTGCTGCTGTTTTGCGGGTCCGACCCGGCCGTGACGAGCGGCGTGGCGCCACGCTGGTGGTTCACCGTCGGCGGTCAGGCGTTGCCGGGGGAGCGGCTGGTCGATGCCGCCGTCCGCGAGATCGCCGAGGAGACCGGATTGCAGGTGGCACCGGCTGACATGGTCGGGCCGGTGTGGCGTCGCGATTCGCTGATCGACTTCAACGGCACCGTGGTTTCCAGCCAGGAGTTCTATTTCGTGCATCGCACGGCCCGGTTCGAACCGACCGCGGCTGGGCGCACCCAGTTGGAACTGCGGTACATTCACGGCCACCGATGGTGTGACTCCGCTGCGATTGCTGCGCTGGCCGAGGGTGGGCAGACGGTGTATCCATTGCAGCTCGGTGAGCTGCTCGAGGAAGCCAACCTGCTGGCCGACGGACGTGCCGGCCGGCCGGACACGGAGTTACACCCGATCCGCTGA
- a CDS encoding FAD-dependent monooxygenase: protein MRILVSGAGMAGLSTGITLGAAGHDVAIVERANHLRVNGSPIDIRGDALAVADKMGVLDAIRAHRVDMSERVQFIDASGETLAEMPDSEVNDCPDDTEIPREDLALVLRGALDPATPVTFGESVAALHDDGDGVVVRFTSGRQERYDIVVGADGMHSATRGLVFGPESQFIHHLGFYVALADLPSYAQPDRRNPMYNTPGRMAGIAAYRDKALAVFIFRSPWINYDYHDLAAQKQLLIDAFAGHDEWKIPELLDAAVSDPELYFDSVSQIHMPTWHQGRVVLVGDSAYCASPLSGRGTSLAMTGAWSLAEALRDHPDDIAAAFDQYERAQLPHVTYAQGTAGPGGDRLVPATQQEIDARNSQLSALIR from the coding sequence ATGCGCATTCTGGTTTCTGGGGCAGGCATGGCCGGTCTGAGCACCGGTATCACTCTCGGAGCAGCCGGCCACGACGTGGCCATCGTCGAACGGGCCAACCATCTTCGCGTCAACGGATCGCCGATCGACATCCGCGGCGACGCGCTCGCGGTCGCGGACAAGATGGGAGTCCTCGACGCGATTCGCGCCCACCGGGTGGACATGAGTGAACGAGTCCAGTTCATCGACGCCTCCGGTGAAACGCTCGCCGAGATGCCCGACTCGGAGGTCAACGACTGCCCCGACGACACCGAGATTCCCCGCGAGGATCTCGCCCTGGTTCTGCGCGGTGCCCTCGACCCCGCCACACCCGTGACGTTCGGCGAATCCGTCGCCGCGCTTCACGACGACGGCGACGGCGTGGTTGTGCGATTCACCTCCGGCAGGCAAGAGCGCTACGACATCGTCGTCGGTGCCGACGGCATGCACTCGGCGACTCGCGGTCTGGTCTTCGGCCCGGAGAGTCAATTCATCCACCACCTCGGCTTCTATGTGGCGCTGGCCGATCTGCCGAGCTACGCACAACCTGACCGCCGCAACCCGATGTACAACACCCCAGGGCGGATGGCCGGTATCGCCGCGTATCGCGATAAAGCGTTGGCGGTATTCATATTTCGCTCGCCGTGGATCAACTACGACTACCACGACCTGGCCGCGCAGAAGCAGCTTCTGATCGACGCCTTCGCGGGCCACGACGAGTGGAAGATCCCCGAACTACTCGACGCGGCGGTCAGCGACCCCGAACTCTACTTCGACTCGGTCAGCCAGATTCACATGCCGACCTGGCACCAAGGGCGCGTCGTACTGGTCGGGGACTCCGCGTACTGCGCGTCTCCGCTGTCCGGCCGCGGCACCAGTCTGGCCATGACCGGCGCCTGGTCGCTCGCCGAAGCGCTGCGCGATCACCCGGACGACATCGCCGCGGCGTTCGATCAATACGAGCGTGCGCAACTCCCGCACGTTACCTACGCCCAGGGCACCGCGGGCCCCGGTGGCGACCGGTTGGTGCCAGCCACCCAGCAGGAGATCGACGCCCGCAACAGCCAGTTGAGCGCACTGATTCGGTAA
- the pdxS gene encoding pyridoxal 5'-phosphate synthase lyase subunit PdxS, giving the protein MAEMLKGGVIMDVVTPEQARIAEGAGAVAVMALERVPADIRAQGGVARMSDPDLIEGIISAVTIPVMAKARIGHFVEAQILQSLGVDYIDESEVLTPADYTHHIDKWRFTVPFVCGATNLGEALRRITEGAAMIRSKGEAGTGDVSNATTHMRSIGGEIRRLSSLSEDELYVAAKELQAPYDLVVEVARAGKLPVTMFTAGGIATPADAAMMMQLGAEGVFVGSGIFKSGDPALRAAAIVKATTFFDDPDVLARVSRGLGEPMVGINVEEIAEPHRLAQRGW; this is encoded by the coding sequence ATGGCGGAGATGCTCAAGGGCGGCGTCATCATGGATGTCGTCACTCCCGAGCAGGCGCGCATCGCCGAGGGCGCCGGAGCAGTGGCCGTCATGGCGCTGGAACGCGTCCCGGCGGACATCCGCGCACAAGGCGGCGTGGCCCGGATGAGCGACCCGGACCTGATCGAGGGCATCATCTCGGCGGTCACCATCCCGGTGATGGCCAAGGCTCGCATCGGGCATTTCGTCGAGGCGCAGATCTTGCAGAGCCTCGGCGTGGACTACATCGACGAGTCCGAGGTGCTGACGCCGGCCGACTACACCCACCACATCGACAAGTGGCGCTTCACGGTTCCCTTCGTCTGCGGGGCCACCAACCTGGGTGAGGCCCTGCGCCGCATCACCGAGGGTGCGGCGATGATCCGCTCCAAGGGTGAGGCCGGCACGGGCGACGTCTCGAACGCGACCACGCACATGCGGTCCATCGGCGGGGAGATCCGTCGGCTGTCGTCGCTGTCGGAGGACGAGCTTTACGTCGCAGCCAAGGAATTGCAGGCCCCCTACGACCTGGTCGTCGAGGTGGCCCGGGCGGGCAAACTTCCGGTGACGATGTTCACCGCGGGCGGCATCGCCACCCCGGCTGACGCCGCGATGATGATGCAGCTCGGTGCCGAGGGTGTCTTCGTCGGCTCGGGGATCTTCAAGTCCGGCGACCCCGCCCTGCGGGCCGCCGCCATCGTCAAGGCCACCACCTTCTTCGACGATCCCGACGTATTGGCGCGGGTGTCTCGTGGTCTGGGTGAGCCGATGGTCGGAATCAACGTGGAGGAGATCGCGGAGCCGCACCGACTCGCACAGCGCGGCTGGTAA
- a CDS encoding DUF4242 domain-containing protein, whose amino-acid sequence MSLYLYEIAPASADANQLLKEVDALIQRLGGDLIEAQVTAARRIFAVAEFSAGEAPNLDAAALGGAEVTGPHQVRLVGAALEDVKAARPAAGYLVEWDLPAELDMDSYLARKKANAPRYADVPEVSFLRTYVREDMDKCLCFYDAPDEAAVRRARDAVSTPIDRLHRLDEDRR is encoded by the coding sequence GTGTCCCTCTATCTCTACGAGATCGCCCCCGCCAGTGCCGACGCCAACCAGCTGCTCAAGGAGGTCGACGCGCTGATCCAGCGCCTCGGCGGCGATCTGATCGAAGCGCAGGTCACCGCGGCCCGTCGGATCTTCGCTGTGGCCGAGTTCAGCGCCGGGGAGGCGCCGAACCTGGATGCAGCCGCACTGGGTGGGGCTGAAGTCACCGGCCCACACCAGGTCCGGCTGGTGGGTGCCGCACTCGAGGACGTGAAGGCGGCCCGGCCCGCCGCGGGCTACCTGGTCGAGTGGGACCTTCCCGCCGAGCTCGACATGGATTCCTACCTCGCGCGCAAGAAGGCCAACGCGCCGCGCTACGCCGACGTGCCTGAGGTCAGCTTCTTGCGCACCTACGTCCGCGAGGACATGGACAAATGCCTGTGCTTCTACGACGCCCCGGACGAAGCCGCGGTGCGGCGTGCCCGCGATGCGGTGTCGACTCCGATCGACCGGCTGCACCGGCTCGACGAGGACCGGAGATGA
- a CDS encoding ABC transporter ATP-binding protein — translation MGTETVRISAGTKRFGATTALRDIDLTIEGGEFLAVLGRSGSGKSTLLRVLAGLDTLSTGEIAWSGAEGRPRTGVVFQQPLLMPWLTVTENVCFARRFGAHRHAFDDKHVAQLMQRFGIDSLAARYPDQLSGGQAQRVAILRAVATNPVLLLLDEPFSALDPATKNDLQRWLADLAAALTITVVLVTHDVDEALGLADRVVLLGSDSALHGQWQIVGAPTADDTVELRRVILDHYHQTAGSLR, via the coding sequence GTGGGAACTGAGACGGTACGAATAAGCGCGGGCACCAAGCGGTTTGGGGCGACAACCGCGCTGCGCGATATCGACCTGACCATCGAAGGCGGGGAATTCCTGGCGGTGCTCGGGCGCAGCGGCAGCGGAAAGTCCACGCTGCTGCGGGTGCTTGCCGGACTGGACACCCTCTCGACCGGTGAGATCGCCTGGTCGGGCGCCGAGGGCCGCCCGCGAACCGGGGTCGTCTTTCAACAACCCCTGCTCATGCCGTGGCTTACGGTAACCGAAAACGTATGCTTTGCCCGACGATTCGGCGCTCACCGGCACGCGTTCGACGACAAGCACGTGGCCCAGCTGATGCAGCGATTCGGCATCGACTCACTCGCGGCACGGTATCCCGACCAGCTCTCCGGCGGGCAGGCCCAACGGGTGGCCATTCTGCGGGCTGTCGCTACCAACCCGGTATTGCTGCTGCTCGACGAACCGTTCAGCGCGCTAGACCCCGCCACCAAGAACGACCTGCAACGCTGGCTGGCCGATCTGGCTGCCGCCCTGACGATCACCGTTGTGCTCGTTACCCACGACGTCGACGAGGCGCTCGGGCTGGCCGACCGGGTGGTCTTACTGGGTTCGGACAGTGCACTGCATGGTCAGTGGCAGATCGTCGGCGCACCGACCGCCGACGACACAGTCGAGCTGCGCCGCGTGATCCTGGACCACTACCACCAGACCGCCGGATCCCTCCGGTGA
- a CDS encoding acyl-CoA dehydrogenase family protein, with amino-acid sequence MTRALTENRAATVAAAVRTVAGRAAALDEPGVDVRTDLAGLGAAGLFDAALSDTGLPEIVGLIDDIATESLTVAFSTWAHVMALTYLSHGSPQLREGHIEALRTGSRIGVTAMAAGIKQVAGLGEVPVVARWRGDGLTLSGPIRWASNLFDDAVIVLPARDDTGTSHVVAIDAATPGVTVDPPPTLMALNATVSSSLRLEEVAVGPDQIISTDLAGFVAAIRPAFLLAQTAFCVGVTRAAVAGASHADGVLADPFADDITALGERAAALRNRLYEFARGTSPASIADLIRLRLEAAGAALAATRLESTLVGGAGYVRGNSANRRFREAAFLPVQSPSEGQLRWELRRYE; translated from the coding sequence ATGACCAGGGCGCTCACCGAAAACCGTGCCGCGACAGTGGCTGCGGCCGTCCGCACCGTCGCGGGGCGGGCAGCCGCGTTGGACGAGCCTGGCGTCGATGTGCGCACTGACCTCGCTGGTCTCGGTGCCGCCGGCCTGTTCGATGCCGCGTTGTCCGATACCGGTCTGCCCGAGATCGTCGGGCTCATCGACGACATCGCCACCGAGAGCCTCACGGTCGCGTTCAGCACCTGGGCGCACGTCATGGCGCTGACGTACCTGAGCCACGGTTCGCCACAACTGCGTGAGGGACACATCGAGGCGTTGCGTACCGGCTCCCGCATCGGGGTCACCGCCATGGCCGCCGGAATCAAACAGGTGGCCGGCCTTGGCGAGGTGCCTGTGGTCGCTCGCTGGCGCGGTGACGGCTTGACACTCAGTGGCCCAATCCGCTGGGCGTCCAACCTGTTCGACGATGCGGTGATCGTGTTGCCCGCCCGCGACGACACCGGCACGAGCCATGTGGTCGCGATCGATGCCGCCACACCTGGTGTCACCGTCGACCCGCCGCCCACACTGATGGCGCTGAATGCGACTGTGTCGAGTTCGTTGCGACTCGAGGAGGTGGCGGTGGGCCCGGACCAGATCATCAGCACTGATCTGGCGGGGTTCGTCGCCGCTATCCGGCCGGCATTCTTGTTGGCGCAGACGGCTTTCTGTGTCGGTGTCACCCGGGCGGCAGTCGCCGGCGCGAGCCACGCCGACGGTGTGCTGGCCGATCCGTTCGCCGACGACATCACCGCACTCGGCGAACGTGCCGCTGCGCTGCGCAACCGTCTCTACGAATTCGCCCGCGGCACCTCACCAGCGAGCATCGCGGACCTGATCCGGCTACGGCTCGAGGCCGCCGGCGCGGCGTTGGCCGCGACCCGGCTGGAATCCACCCTCGTCGGCGGAGCCGGCTACGTACGAGGCAACAGTGCCAACCGGCGGTTTAGGGAAGCGGCTTTCCTGCCCGTTCAATCACCTTCGGAAGGACAACTGCGGTGGGAACTGAGACGGTACGAATAA
- a CDS encoding TetR/AcrR family transcriptional regulator yields MSLKEDVPPQRRRGEVLEKALLDAAWLELTETGYDDLTIDAVATRAGTSRAVLYRRWPNKKDLVLATLLDHVRSDAVPMPDTGSLRGDVVALLKAANELRSRMAILVFTRLGGFYRDAGTNLAELAAVVEGDRTTVLDEIIAQAVARGEVKPGQISERVARVPVELFRYELMVRLKPVPNDVLEGIVDDVFLPLVNLGASRSPGD; encoded by the coding sequence ATGTCTCTTAAAGAGGATGTGCCGCCGCAGCGCCGCCGCGGAGAGGTGCTGGAGAAAGCGCTGCTGGACGCGGCGTGGTTAGAGCTGACCGAGACCGGATACGACGACCTGACCATCGACGCGGTCGCAACGCGCGCGGGCACCAGCCGTGCCGTGTTGTATCGCCGGTGGCCCAACAAGAAGGACTTGGTGCTGGCAACCCTGCTGGACCACGTGAGATCGGATGCTGTCCCGATGCCGGACACCGGGTCGTTGCGCGGGGATGTCGTCGCGCTGCTCAAGGCTGCGAACGAACTTCGTTCGCGGATGGCCATATTGGTGTTCACCCGGCTCGGCGGGTTCTATCGCGACGCCGGCACCAACCTCGCCGAACTTGCTGCCGTCGTCGAGGGCGATCGGACCACCGTGCTCGACGAGATCATCGCGCAGGCCGTTGCGCGCGGCGAGGTCAAACCGGGCCAGATCAGCGAGCGAGTGGCACGGGTGCCGGTCGAGTTGTTCCGCTACGAGCTGATGGTGCGTCTGAAGCCGGTTCCCAACGACGTGCTGGAGGGGATCGTCGACGACGTGTTCCTCCCGCTGGTCAACCTGGGCGCCTCCCGGTCGCCGGGCGACTAA
- a CDS encoding TetR/AcrR family transcriptional regulator has protein sequence MPKNTPPGPRDEKGVLSARILEAARGEFAQHGSAGTTIRAVARAADVDPALVYHYFSSKDGLLDAATNPPQRWLESVAKTWTTPVAQLGEALLHLMLRAWADDEIGPILRAVLQTAAHEATTREKLRRIVEGQLMGASQLGIDTDDRRKRSGLISSQIMGLAMMRYIWKIEPVASMREDEIVAAIAPNLQRYIDGDLG, from the coding sequence GTGCCGAAGAACACGCCCCCAGGACCGCGCGATGAAAAGGGCGTCCTGTCTGCCCGGATCCTCGAGGCCGCCCGCGGTGAGTTCGCCCAGCATGGGTCAGCGGGCACCACGATCAGGGCAGTGGCCCGTGCCGCCGATGTCGACCCGGCCCTGGTGTATCACTACTTCAGCTCCAAGGACGGCCTGCTCGACGCGGCGACGAACCCGCCGCAGCGCTGGCTCGAAAGCGTGGCGAAAACCTGGACGACGCCGGTCGCGCAGCTCGGGGAGGCGCTCTTGCACCTGATGCTGCGCGCCTGGGCCGACGACGAGATCGGCCCGATTCTGCGGGCGGTGTTGCAGACCGCGGCTCATGAGGCCACCACCCGCGAGAAGCTGCGCAGAATCGTCGAGGGCCAGCTGATGGGGGCCTCGCAGCTGGGTATCGACACCGACGACCGCCGCAAGCGCAGCGGTCTGATCTCATCTCAGATCATGGGGCTGGCGATGATGCGCTACATCTGGAAGATCGAACCCGTCGCGTCGATGCGTGAGGACGAGATCGTCGCGGCCATCGCGCCGAACCTGCAGCGCTACATCGACGGCGATTTGGGCTAA
- the tesB gene encoding acyl-CoA thioesterase II codes for MAIEEILDLEQLEVNIYRGQVFSPESGFLQRTFGGHVAGQSLVSAVRTVDPTFEVHSLHGYFLRPGDATAPAVYIVERLRDGGSFVTRRVNAIQHGETIFSMSASFQRDQSGIEHQDEMPAAPPPDDLPGFISKGGVFDDAGFSQFAEWDVRIVPRDQVVLLPGKASQQQVWFKHRDPLPDDYVLHICALAYMSDLTLLGSAQVNHPEERQHLNVASLDHAMWFMRPFRADEWLLYDQSSPSSCGGRSLTQGKIFNQYGEMVAAVMQEGLTRYRRGYPGP; via the coding sequence GTGGCGATCGAAGAGATCCTCGATCTGGAACAGCTCGAGGTCAATATTTACCGCGGTCAGGTTTTCAGCCCTGAATCCGGTTTCCTGCAGCGCACTTTCGGCGGCCATGTCGCCGGACAGTCACTGGTGTCGGCGGTGCGCACCGTCGACCCCACCTTCGAGGTGCACTCGCTGCACGGCTACTTCCTGCGTCCCGGCGACGCGACCGCTCCAGCGGTCTACATCGTTGAGCGGCTGCGCGATGGCGGATCGTTCGTCACCCGGCGGGTCAACGCCATCCAGCACGGCGAGACCATCTTCTCGATGTCGGCGTCGTTCCAGCGGGACCAGAGCGGCATCGAGCACCAGGACGAAATGCCCGCCGCGCCGCCGCCGGACGATTTGCCCGGGTTCATCTCCAAGGGCGGGGTCTTCGATGACGCTGGCTTCTCGCAGTTCGCCGAATGGGATGTCCGCATCGTCCCCCGCGACCAGGTGGTCCTGTTACCGGGCAAGGCTTCCCAGCAGCAGGTGTGGTTCAAACACCGCGACCCGCTGCCCGACGATTACGTGCTGCACATCTGCGCGCTGGCCTACATGAGCGACCTCACGCTGCTGGGTTCGGCACAGGTCAACCACCCTGAGGAACGCCAACACCTCAACGTCGCCTCGCTGGATCACGCCATGTGGTTCATGCGGCCGTTCCGCGCCGACGAGTGGCTGCTCTACGACCAGTCCTCGCCGTCGTCGTGCGGCGGCCGATCGCTCACCCAGGGCAAGATCTTCAATCAGTACGGGGAGATGGTCGCGGCCGTCATGCAGGAGGGCCTCACCCGGTACCGGCGCGGATACCCCGGCCCATGA